Proteins from one Desulfovibrio sp. genomic window:
- a CDS encoding FAD-binding protein yields MTNDSPLSQSQLRVLKRLFPEDGLLLSPEETLIFGTDRSKKFAAPAAVVRPESVEQVSELLAFAHAERIPVSSRGRGTNSVGGCVPDRGGVVLCTARLNSILEISSSDFVALVQPGVITGDLQEACAAKRLFYPPDPASAKFSTIGGNLAMNAGGMSAVKYGCTKDFVLGLTLVLPGGKIIRTGSRCHKDVAGLDLVRLFVGSEGTLGFIAEATLKLLPLPESQASLLVAFASQELALNAAAAVFAAGLLPTAMEFMPKEVLEALANVGLTPWPASAHTSLLFKLDGSEGSVTAELALLRGVMESFSPVFLDVALTPDKENGLWEVRRQISQATSTIAPNKFSDDIAVPRGKVGEAIERIRAIGEHAGIKTLVFGHLGDGNLHVNLMYDASNEDEARRAQAAKAEVLEMALSLGGTISGEHGIGLNKVGWLPRKAGDDAVALMHQIKAVFDPHGIMNPGKAY; encoded by the coding sequence ATGACCAACGATTCTCCGCTCTCACAATCCCAGTTGCGCGTCCTCAAGCGGCTGTTCCCTGAAGACGGCCTGCTCCTTTCTCCGGAGGAGACCCTCATCTTCGGGACCGACCGCAGCAAAAAATTCGCCGCTCCCGCCGCTGTGGTCCGCCCCGAAAGCGTGGAGCAGGTTTCTGAACTCCTGGCCTTCGCCCATGCCGAGCGCATCCCTGTTTCCTCGCGGGGACGGGGGACCAACTCGGTGGGGGGCTGCGTTCCGGACAGAGGGGGGGTCGTGCTGTGCACGGCCCGTTTGAACAGCATTCTGGAAATCTCCTCCAGCGATTTCGTGGCCCTGGTCCAGCCCGGGGTCATAACCGGGGATCTCCAGGAAGCATGCGCTGCCAAGAGGCTCTTTTATCCGCCGGACCCGGCCAGCGCCAAATTCTCCACCATCGGCGGCAACCTGGCCATGAACGCCGGGGGCATGAGCGCTGTAAAATACGGCTGCACAAAAGATTTCGTACTTGGCCTCACGTTGGTCCTGCCCGGAGGCAAAATCATCCGGACAGGTTCCAGATGCCACAAGGACGTTGCCGGGCTTGATCTGGTCCGGCTGTTCGTGGGGTCCGAAGGAACCTTGGGTTTTATCGCGGAAGCCACACTCAAGCTCCTGCCCCTGCCCGAATCCCAGGCTTCCCTCCTGGTGGCGTTCGCGAGCCAGGAACTCGCCCTGAATGCCGCGGCAGCGGTCTTCGCAGCCGGGCTTTTGCCCACGGCCATGGAATTCATGCCCAAGGAAGTGCTGGAAGCATTGGCCAATGTGGGGCTGACCCCCTGGCCCGCCAGTGCCCACACCAGCCTGCTTTTCAAGCTGGACGGCTCCGAGGGAAGCGTCACCGCTGAGCTGGCCCTTCTGCGCGGGGTGATGGAATCCTTTTCGCCGGTCTTTCTTGACGTGGCGCTCACTCCGGACAAGGAGAACGGCCTCTGGGAAGTCAGGCGCCAGATCAGCCAGGCGACCTCCACCATCGCCCCGAACAAGTTCTCAGACGACATCGCCGTGCCCCGCGGCAAGGTGGGCGAGGCCATCGAACGCATCCGGGCCATTGGCGAACACGCCGGGATCAAGACCCTGGTTTTCGGCCACCTGGGCGACGGGAACCTGCACGTGAACCTGATGTACGACGCCTCCAACGAAGACGAGGCCCGCAGGGCCCAAGCCGCAAAGGCCGAGGTATTGGAAATGGCCCTGTCGCTTGGCGGCACCATTTCCGGAGAGCATGGGATCGGGCTCAACAAGGTGGGCTGGCTGCCCCGCAAGGCCGGGGACGATGCCGTGGCCCTCATGCACCAGATCAAAGCGGTCTTCGACCCCCACGGGATAATGAACCCGGGTAAAGCTTACTGA
- a CDS encoding (Fe-S)-binding protein: MIPPASPADTLRPLPDGPRPDCVLCGKCLEVCPLFAATRREELSPKAKFFLAQTMAGNAVALSEKAAVELATKCLACGKCEKACPLGLCAPELMGELRATHPSIESTLWKTWVEKAPVLWPMLATLSRMVPRLNQGGYAGLLNGLKAMDSKAGLEPWLTPVSFEACGKGRKAVVFPGCVGSHVQPRWTATAKKILEGLGFDVLPQPEFACCGCTLGHAGLKDAQGQMQRTNIQAWRDAGRPELISFCATCRCGLRGYASRELGWGLGEREQWLAGLVPFSELASRVTYATEPDAPSRVHYHTPCHGAGGGHDENFLRQVLGERLSAKTKKNLCCGFGGALKLSAPELSDQVAKRCLEFYGARPGEQILTGCSGCVIQLRANAPAGVGVGHWLEIIK; this comes from the coding sequence ATGATCCCTCCTGCTTCGCCAGCCGACACACTTCGTCCTCTCCCGGATGGCCCCCGCCCGGACTGCGTGCTCTGCGGCAAGTGCCTGGAGGTCTGCCCGCTGTTCGCCGCCACCAGGCGGGAGGAGCTCTCCCCCAAGGCCAAGTTCTTCCTGGCCCAGACCATGGCTGGCAACGCCGTGGCACTTTCTGAAAAGGCCGCGGTGGAACTCGCGACCAAATGCCTGGCCTGCGGCAAGTGCGAGAAGGCCTGTCCTCTGGGCCTGTGCGCGCCGGAGCTCATGGGGGAGCTTCGCGCAACGCATCCCAGCATTGAATCCACGCTCTGGAAGACCTGGGTGGAGAAAGCCCCGGTGCTCTGGCCCATGCTGGCCACCCTGTCGCGGATGGTGCCGCGTCTTAACCAGGGCGGCTATGCCGGGCTCCTGAACGGCCTCAAGGCCATGGACTCCAAGGCAGGCCTGGAACCGTGGCTTACGCCGGTGAGCTTCGAAGCTTGCGGGAAGGGGCGCAAAGCCGTAGTGTTCCCCGGCTGCGTCGGCTCCCATGTGCAGCCCCGCTGGACGGCCACGGCCAAGAAAATTCTTGAGGGATTGGGTTTTGACGTGCTGCCCCAGCCGGAATTCGCCTGTTGCGGCTGCACCCTGGGCCATGCGGGCCTGAAAGACGCCCAGGGCCAGATGCAGAGGACGAACATCCAGGCCTGGCGCGACGCCGGCCGCCCGGAGCTCATAAGCTTCTGCGCCACCTGCCGCTGCGGCCTGCGAGGCTATGCCTCCCGCGAGCTGGGCTGGGGCCTGGGCGAACGCGAGCAGTGGCTCGCGGGCCTGGTCCCGTTTTCGGAACTGGCTTCGCGGGTGACGTATGCCACCGAGCCCGATGCGCCCTCCAGGGTGCACTACCACACACCCTGCCACGGGGCGGGCGGCGGGCACGACGAAAATTTTCTGCGCCAGGTGCTAGGCGAAAGGCTCAGCGCCAAAACGAAAAAGAACCTGTGCTGCGGGTTCGGCGGAGCGCTCAAATTAAGCGCCCCGGAACTCTCCGACCAGGTGGCCAAGCGTTGCCTGGAATTCTATGGTGCCCGGCCCGGCGAGCAGATACTCACCGGCTGTTCGGGATGCGTTATTCAGCTGAGGGCCAACGCGCCCGCCGGAGTCGGCGTGGGGCATTGGCTCGAGATTATTAAATAG
- the secA gene encoding preprotein translocase subunit SecA codes for MFGSILKMVVGSKNDRYLKSLTPTVDKINAMEPQIQKLDEGQMQSRVAELMQEAANGSDLNALLPETFALVREAGRRTLDMRHFDVQLIGGMVLHQGKIAEMKTGEGKTLVATLPAVLNALSGKGVHLITVNDYLAKRDAAWMGTIYNYLGLSVGTIVHGLTDEERQAAYGSHITYGTNNEFGFDYLRDNMKFYKEHLVQRELNFAIVDEVDSILIDEARTPLIISGPAEESTAQYARVSALIPMLKKDVHFNMDEKARTVLLTDEGVARCEEIFKIDNLYDPANISMQHHVLQALRAHHLYARDVDYIVKDGQVVIVDEFTGRLMPGRRYSDGLHQSLEAKEGVKVESENQTLASITFQNYFRMYNKLSGMTGTADTEAVEFRQIYGLEVAVIPTHRPMVRLDHPDMIYKTQQEKFAAIAEDLKRLHKKGQPVLVGTISIEKSELLSHLLKKAGVPHEVLNAKQHEREAQIVAEAGHQGRVTIATNMAGRGTDIKLGEGVKELGGLFILGTERHESRRIDNQLRGRSGRQGDPGESRFYLALDDDLMRLFGSDRLKSIMERLGMQEGEAIENRMVSKAIENAQKRVEGHNFEIRKQLLDFDNVMNQQREVIYSRRRHYMSAENPGDSLLDFVDELLDEIYEPLALASKQAPDPDTLEMVSARMEEVFNIRLDLTQEIPTLEQLREAIVGRFEGLKAAAPEHYAEILRYFLLEALDKHWKEHLLNMDHLRDGIGLRGYGQKDPKQEYKREGFELFQGLLGMIAESTVRSLSRLQIRAEVREEEFTHKEKASDLQYHGAEDGTEKKAQPKKRAAPKVGRNDPCPCGSGKKYKKCCGAKG; via the coding sequence ATGTTTGGAAGCATTTTGAAAATGGTCGTTGGCTCGAAAAACGACCGCTACTTGAAAAGCCTTACCCCCACCGTGGACAAGATCAACGCCATGGAGCCCCAGATCCAGAAGCTGGACGAGGGGCAGATGCAGTCCCGCGTGGCCGAGCTCATGCAGGAAGCGGCCAACGGAAGCGACTTGAACGCGCTTCTCCCCGAGACCTTCGCCCTTGTGCGCGAAGCCGGGCGCCGCACCCTGGACATGCGCCACTTCGATGTGCAGCTCATCGGTGGCATGGTCCTGCACCAGGGCAAGATCGCCGAAATGAAGACCGGTGAAGGCAAGACCCTGGTGGCCACCCTGCCGGCGGTGCTGAACGCGCTTTCGGGCAAGGGCGTGCACCTGATCACGGTGAACGACTACCTGGCCAAGCGAGACGCCGCCTGGATGGGCACCATATACAACTACCTGGGGCTTTCCGTGGGCACCATCGTGCACGGCCTGACCGACGAGGAACGCCAGGCGGCCTATGGCTCGCACATCACCTACGGCACCAACAACGAGTTCGGCTTCGACTACCTGCGCGACAACATGAAGTTCTACAAGGAACACCTGGTCCAGCGCGAACTCAATTTCGCCATCGTGGACGAGGTGGACTCCATCCTCATCGACGAGGCGCGCACGCCGCTCATCATTTCCGGCCCGGCCGAGGAATCCACGGCCCAGTACGCCCGGGTCAGCGCGCTCATTCCCATGCTCAAAAAGGACGTCCACTTCAACATGGACGAGAAGGCCCGCACGGTGCTTTTGACCGACGAGGGCGTGGCCCGCTGCGAAGAGATATTCAAGATCGACAACCTCTACGATCCGGCCAACATCTCCATGCAGCACCACGTGCTCCAGGCTCTGCGGGCCCACCATCTCTATGCCCGCGACGTGGACTACATCGTAAAAGACGGCCAGGTGGTCATCGTGGACGAGTTCACCGGGCGCCTCATGCCAGGACGGCGCTACTCCGACGGACTGCACCAGTCCCTGGAGGCCAAGGAAGGCGTGAAGGTGGAGAGCGAAAACCAGACGCTCGCCTCCATCACCTTCCAGAACTACTTCCGCATGTACAACAAGCTCTCGGGCATGACCGGCACAGCCGACACCGAGGCCGTGGAGTTCAGGCAGATCTACGGCCTGGAAGTGGCCGTGATCCCCACCCACCGGCCCATGGTTCGCCTGGACCACCCGGACATGATCTACAAGACCCAGCAGGAGAAGTTCGCGGCCATCGCCGAGGACCTGAAAAGGCTCCACAAGAAGGGCCAGCCCGTGCTGGTGGGCACCATCTCCATCGAGAAATCCGAGCTTCTTTCCCACCTGCTGAAAAAAGCCGGAGTGCCCCACGAGGTGCTCAACGCCAAGCAGCACGAGCGCGAAGCCCAGATCGTGGCCGAGGCCGGGCACCAGGGCCGCGTGACCATCGCCACCAACATGGCCGGCCGCGGCACGGACATCAAGCTTGGCGAAGGCGTCAAGGAACTGGGGGGACTCTTCATCCTGGGCACCGAACGCCACGAATCGCGCCGCATCGACAACCAGTTGCGCGGCCGTTCCGGCCGCCAGGGCGACCCCGGCGAGTCCCGCTTCTACCTGGCCCTGGACGACGACCTCATGCGTCTCTTCGGCTCCGACCGCCTAAAAAGCATCATGGAGCGCCTGGGCATGCAGGAGGGCGAGGCCATCGAGAACCGCATGGTCTCCAAGGCCATCGAAAACGCCCAGAAGCGCGTTGAAGGCCACAACTTCGAAATCCGCAAGCAACTCCTGGACTTCGACAACGTCATGAACCAGCAGCGTGAGGTCATCTACTCGCGCCGCCGCCACTACATGTCGGCCGAAAATCCAGGGGATTCACTGCTCGACTTCGTGGACGAACTGCTCGACGAGATCTACGAACCCCTGGCCCTGGCCTCCAAGCAGGCCCCCGATCCGGACACCCTGGAGATGGTCTCCGCGCGCATGGAGGAGGTCTTCAACATCCGCCTGGACCTCACCCAGGAAATCCCCACCCTGGAGCAGCTGCGCGAGGCCATCGTAGGACGCTTCGAGGGGCTCAAGGCCGCCGCGCCCGAGCATTATGCCGAGATACTGCGCTACTTCCTGCTCGAAGCACTGGACAAGCACTGGAAGGAGCACCTGCTCAACATGGACCACCTGCGCGACGGCATCGGTCTTCGCGGCTACGGCCAGAAGGACCCCAAGCAGGAATACAAGCGCGAGGGATTCGAGCTGTTCCAGGGCCTGCTCGGCATGATCGCCGAGAGTACGGTGCGGTCGCTGTCGCGGCTGCAGATAAGGGCCGAGGTGCGCGAGGAGGAGTTCACACACAAGGAAAAGGCGTCGGACCTTCAGTATCACGGAGCCGAGGACGGCACGGAGAAGAAGGCCCAGCCCAAGAAGCGCGCCGCGCCCAAAGTGGGAAGGAACGATCCCTGCCCTTGCGGCAGCGGGAAGAAATACAAGAAATGCTGCGGGGCCAAGGGATAA
- a CDS encoding SPOR domain-containing protein, with protein sequence MRKLFVSLFVLCACSQAWAQDWQIRAVCDLRKGGANRGAECSLLASEVIMLLPEKAGPGNVAVLADFTDNMEKAGVNWEAPCRDPKHCPDSAYTIRYAFISKKMISIARDKTFTALVCREGFSDTAPDDAACRVKLMKVLREMVTRARKEGSLLAVLKCGTTEGETIRPDGQGVAGYELVYAFVQLPDMLPMAGNDPKASAKFAMDQLAGPQETAPATGVKQGPGAQPASSPASSGAKTPAVQPATASASPAQSAPAAAQPPAYGTAAGEIIMQVAALPSLVQAETVADRLSAKGIEATFERAEVNGKEVYRVLARGKGNPDAFRQRLAEMGYPGAIQRR encoded by the coding sequence ATGAGAAAGCTGTTTGTTTCACTGTTTGTTTTATGCGCCTGCTCCCAGGCCTGGGCCCAGGATTGGCAGATACGGGCCGTGTGCGATCTGCGCAAGGGCGGGGCCAACCGTGGGGCGGAATGTTCACTTCTGGCCTCCGAGGTGATCATGCTCCTGCCCGAAAAGGCCGGGCCGGGTAACGTGGCCGTGCTGGCTGATTTCACGGACAACATGGAAAAGGCGGGCGTGAACTGGGAAGCCCCCTGCCGCGACCCGAAGCACTGCCCGGACTCCGCATACACCATCCGCTACGCGTTCATTTCCAAGAAGATGATATCCATTGCCAGGGACAAGACCTTCACCGCCCTGGTGTGCCGGGAGGGTTTTTCCGACACGGCCCCGGACGATGCGGCCTGCCGGGTGAAGCTCATGAAGGTGCTCAGGGAGATGGTGACCAGGGCCCGCAAGGAAGGCTCGCTTCTGGCCGTGCTCAAGTGCGGCACCACCGAAGGCGAAACCATCCGCCCCGACGGGCAGGGCGTGGCCGGGTACGAGCTGGTGTACGCCTTCGTGCAATTGCCGGACATGCTGCCCATGGCAGGCAATGATCCCAAGGCCTCGGCAAAGTTCGCCATGGACCAGCTGGCCGGGCCGCAGGAGACCGCTCCCGCCACTGGCGTTAAACAGGGGCCTGGGGCGCAGCCCGCATCGTCTCCTGCTTCTTCGGGAGCGAAGACTCCGGCGGTGCAGCCCGCCACTGCTTCAGCCTCCCCGGCGCAGTCTGCCCCTGCCGCAGCGCAACCCCCTGCCTATGGTACAGCTGCAGGTGAGATCATCATGCAGGTGGCCGCGCTTCCAAGCCTGGTGCAGGCCGAGACTGTGGCCGACCGGCTGTCCGCCAAGGGAATCGAGGCCACTTTCGAGCGGGCCGAGGTGAACGGGAAGGAAGTGTACCGGGTGCTGGCCCGGGGCAAGGGAAATCCCGATGCGTTCAGGCAGAGGCTGGCGGAAATGGGGTATCCGGGAGCGATTCAGAGAAGGTAG
- the rlmD gene encoding 23S rRNA (uracil(1939)-C(5))-methyltransferase RlmD — protein sequence MSHLLELFIERAVFGGAGLARLDGRVVFVEGALPGSRVMARVVKEDKGSLKAVVQEVLSPSPDAAEPFCPHFGICGGCTWQDAAYQAQLEWKRDIVTEQLRRLGKMDTEASPTLASPLTRHYRNKMEFSFGPGPGRGLSLGLRERFNPGRIVEVESCSLMPDPAMDILQAVRRLTSATQLPSYFARTGTGAWRHLVLRQSEATDKWLAQIIVGPKTPFKRLASLGEALMGEFPQLAGVVLDMRRDRADFAIAEHRIWAMGEDALEEELDGLRLRVSSGAFFQTNTQAAAMLYAKAVQAARLSGNEAVWDLYCGAGGLSLFMARHATSVTGFEISQEAVEDATTNAGLNGLTNCAFVAGDLKDAVSRRKAKPDVVVIDPPRAGLHPDTVDALLRIAAPRLVYVSCNPSTLARDLGKLGTMYSAQAVTPVDLFPHTPHIECVAELTKNNNA from the coding sequence ATGTCGCATCTTCTGGAACTCTTTATTGAACGGGCGGTGTTCGGCGGGGCCGGGCTTGCCCGCCTGGATGGCCGGGTTGTCTTCGTGGAAGGAGCCCTGCCGGGTTCGCGGGTGATGGCCCGCGTGGTCAAGGAAGACAAGGGCAGCTTGAAAGCCGTGGTCCAGGAAGTGCTCTCCCCCTCCCCGGATGCTGCCGAGCCGTTCTGCCCCCACTTCGGAATCTGCGGCGGCTGCACCTGGCAGGACGCCGCATATCAGGCCCAGCTGGAATGGAAGCGCGACATCGTGACCGAACAGCTGCGCCGCCTGGGCAAAATGGACACCGAGGCCTCACCGACCCTCGCCTCACCCCTCACGCGCCACTACCGAAACAAAATGGAATTTTCCTTCGGCCCAGGGCCGGGCCGTGGCTTAAGCCTTGGCCTGCGGGAGCGTTTCAATCCCGGACGCATCGTGGAGGTCGAGTCCTGTTCTCTCATGCCTGATCCGGCCATGGACATCCTCCAGGCCGTCCGGCGTTTGACCAGCGCCACGCAGCTGCCCTCCTACTTCGCCAGGACCGGCACCGGGGCGTGGAGGCATCTGGTGCTCAGGCAGTCAGAAGCCACGGACAAGTGGCTGGCCCAGATCATCGTGGGTCCCAAGACCCCCTTCAAGCGGCTGGCATCGCTGGGCGAAGCCTTGATGGGGGAGTTCCCACAGTTGGCAGGAGTGGTCCTGGACATGCGCCGCGACCGGGCGGACTTCGCCATCGCCGAACACAGAATCTGGGCCATGGGCGAGGACGCTCTCGAAGAAGAACTCGACGGCCTGCGCCTGCGCGTGAGTTCCGGAGCATTTTTCCAGACCAACACCCAGGCTGCGGCCATGCTCTACGCCAAGGCCGTGCAGGCCGCCAGGTTAAGCGGCAATGAAGCGGTGTGGGACCTGTACTGCGGCGCCGGGGGCTTGAGCCTGTTCATGGCCCGGCACGCAACATCCGTAACTGGTTTCGAGATATCGCAGGAAGCCGTGGAAGACGCGACAACAAACGCCGGGCTGAACGGGCTGACCAACTGCGCCTTCGTGGCCGGGGATTTGAAGGACGCGGTTTCGCGCCGCAAGGCCAAGCCGGACGTGGTGGTGATCGACCCGCCCAGGGCCGGGCTCCATCCGGACACGGTGGACGCCCTTTTGAGGATCGCCGCGCCAAGGCTGGTCTACGTATCCTGCAACCCCTCCACCCTGGCCAGGGACTTGGGCAAGCTGGGAACCATGTACTCCGCCCAGGCCGTGACCCCAGTGGACCTCTTCCCGCACACCCCGCACATCGAGTGCGTGGCCGAGCTCACGAAGAACAATAACGCCTGA
- a CDS encoding pyridoxamine 5'-phosphate oxidase family protein yields the protein MRKIERKINDHKLVEALLQRAEYIHLAMWDGASPYVVPVSFGYKDGVLYFHSSFDGKKAACLGNCQRVGFDAVVEYEISRTPKACGYTAHFKSVVGSGRVSFVEDPAEKARALDMIMAHYGGPSGKYDAKVLEVTCVVRIDVDELVGKSNPPWQGDEILEVVDTVGGSGDESLSSAN from the coding sequence GTGCGCAAGATCGAACGGAAGATAAACGATCACAAATTGGTGGAAGCCCTCTTGCAGCGGGCCGAATACATTCACCTGGCCATGTGGGACGGTGCGTCCCCCTACGTGGTGCCTGTGAGCTTCGGGTACAAGGACGGTGTGTTGTATTTTCACAGCTCCTTCGACGGCAAGAAGGCCGCCTGCCTCGGGAACTGCCAGCGGGTGGGGTTCGACGCCGTGGTCGAATACGAAATTTCGCGTACGCCCAAGGCCTGCGGCTACACCGCGCATTTCAAATCCGTGGTGGGGTCTGGCCGGGTGAGCTTCGTTGAGGACCCGGCTGAAAAAGCACGCGCCCTGGACATGATCATGGCTCATTACGGAGGGCCTTCCGGCAAGTACGACGCCAAGGTGCTGGAGGTGACCTGCGTGGTCCGCATCGATGTGGATGAACTTGTCGGCAAGTCCAACCCACCGTGGCAGGGGGATGAAATCCTGGAAGTGGTCGATACTGTGGGGGGGAGCGGCGACGAGAGCCTGTCGTCGGCCAACTAA
- a CDS encoding type 1 glutamine amidotransferase, with protein MRIQTIEHVPFEDPAGIIPWAAGRGFPVSRTLVHAGDPLPDPRDFDLLVVMGGPMSVHDELEFPWLVAEKECLKMAVARGRSVLGVCLGAQMLSEVLGGQVYKNEHREIGWHKVKLSPWAATCPAFAGIPQEFTAFHWHGETFSIPRGASLVAGSEACANQAFAVGGKLVGLQFHFETTGESMEKLIEHGADDIVPGPFVQTPDQMRAGIGHLGGLGVMLHKLMDNMAREI; from the coding sequence ATGCGTATCCAGACCATAGAACACGTGCCGTTCGAGGATCCTGCCGGGATCATCCCCTGGGCTGCCGGGCGGGGTTTTCCAGTCTCCAGGACTCTCGTGCATGCCGGGGACCCGCTGCCAGATCCGCGGGATTTCGACCTGCTGGTGGTGATGGGCGGACCCATGAGCGTGCATGACGAGCTGGAATTTCCCTGGCTTGTCGCTGAAAAGGAATGCCTGAAAATGGCGGTGGCCAGGGGCCGGAGCGTGCTTGGCGTGTGCCTTGGCGCCCAGATGCTCTCTGAAGTGCTCGGCGGCCAGGTTTACAAGAACGAGCACCGAGAAATCGGCTGGCACAAAGTGAAGCTTTCTCCCTGGGCGGCAACGTGTCCGGCCTTCGCCGGAATTCCCCAGGAGTTCACGGCCTTCCACTGGCATGGCGAGACCTTCTCCATACCGCGCGGGGCATCGCTGGTGGCGGGTTCCGAGGCGTGCGCCAACCAGGCGTTTGCCGTGGGCGGCAAGCTGGTGGGGCTGCAGTTTCATTTTGAGACCACAGGCGAGAGCATGGAGAAGCTGATTGAGCATGGCGCGGATGACATTGTCCCTGGGCCTTTCGTGCAGACTCCCGACCAGATGCGGGCGGGTATCGGGCATCTGGGCGGGCTTGGGGTCATGCTGCACAAGCTGATGGACAACATGGCCAGGGAGATCTGA